A stretch of Aedes aegypti strain LVP_AGWG chromosome 2, AaegL5.0 Primary Assembly, whole genome shotgun sequence DNA encodes these proteins:
- the LOC5575933 gene encoding aldehyde dehydrogenase, dimeric NADP-preferring, with protein sequence MTIADAVQQLHTAFAGGKTRNVDFREKQLKNLLRMYEENHGKMAQALAKDLRKHKQEAYLMEIDYMINDLRSILFNLRDWAEPEKPKKTFVNMMDEVKIYNDPYGVVLVIGAWNYPLQVTLVPVAAAMAAGNCVLIKPSEVAPATSKFIAETVPKYLDQECYRVIEGGVKETSEILKQKFDHVFYTGSGRVGKIVHQACSANLTPCTLELGGKSPCYVDSSADIPIATRRILWGKFVNAGQTCIAPDYVLCTKEVQDKFLQEARSVLKEWYGDDPKNSPDLSRIINEQHFKRLNAMLQGAKVAIGGQTDAKDKYIAPTIVIDAKDKDAVMQDEIFGPILPIVNVHNAYDAIQFINSGDKPLAMYIFSNNQTDRELIVNNTSCGGICVNDTMGHFAVESLPFGGVGPSGMGSYHGKFGFDTFTHKKACLVKNFSVVGEKLASSRYPPYSDKKLSFLTTLLKKRQGISLKYLPYALVFGLGVASAMIVRTISEKHD encoded by the exons AGAGAAACAGTTAAAAAATTTACTTCGGATGTACGAAGAGAACcatggaaaaatggctcaagcTCTGGCGAAGGATCTCCGGAAACACAAACAGGAAGCATATTTGATGGAAATCGACTACATGATCAATGATCTACGCAGCATTCTGTTCAACCTTCGCGACTGGGCTGAGCCAGAGAAACCAAAGAAGACTTTTGTCAATATGATGGACGAAGTTAAGATCTACAATGACCCATACGGTGTTGTACTGGTCATCGGTGCGTGGAACTACCCCTTGCAAGTGACGTTAGTTCCAGTTGCTGCTGCTATGGCTGCAGGCAATTGTGTTCTGATCAAACCAAGTGAAGTTGCTCCAGCTACATCGAAGTTTATTGCTGAGACTGTTCCAAAATATTTGGACCAG GAATGTTACCGTGTAATTGAAGGGGGAGTAAAAGAAACTTCGGAGATTCTAAAACAAAAGTTTGACCACGTGTTCTACACTGGGTCTGGTCGCGTAGGTAAGATTGTTCATCAGGCATGCTCCGCAAACTTGACGCCATGTACTCTTGAGCTTGGAGGCAAAAGTCCCTGCTACGTGGATAGTTCGGCAGATATTCCTATTGCTACGAGACGTATTCTATGGGGTAAATTTGTCAATGCGGGCCAAACTTGCATTGCACCGGATTATGTTCTCTGTACGAAGGAAGTGCAAGATAAATTCTTGCAAGAAGCTCGATCAGTTCTCAAGGAATGGTATGGCGACGATCCCAAAAATAGTCCTGATTTGAGCCGCATTATCAATGAGCAACATTTTAA GCGTTTGAATGCAATGCTACAAGGAGCCAAAGTAGCAATTGGCGGCCAGACGGATGCCAAAGACAAATACATCGCGCCAACTATCGTTATTGATGCGAAAGACAAAGATGCTGTAATGCAAGATGAGATATTTGGACCAATTTTACCTATCGTAAATGTACACAACGCATATGACGCCATCCAATTCATCAATTCAGG aGACAAACCTTTGGCAATGTATATATTCAGCAATAACCAAACGGACAGGGAGTTAATCGTTAACAACACGTCATGTGGTGGAATCTGCGTAAACGATACCATGGGCCATTTTGCAG TTGAATCACTGCCTTTCGGAGGTGTTGGCCCTAGCGGAATGGGATCCTATCATGGAAAATTTGGTTTTGACACGTTTACGCACAAAAAGGCTTGTCTTGTGAAAAATTTCAGCGTAGTGGGTGAGAAGTTGGCCTC gTCACGGTACCCTCCATACTCTGATAAAAAGCTGTCCTTCTTGACAACGTTGCTCAAAAAAAGGCAAGGTATCTCGCTAAAGTACTTGCCATATGCTTTAGTGTTCGGACTAGGTGTAGCTTCGGCAATGATCGTTAGAACTATTTCAGAG AAACACGACTGA